The Alnus glutinosa chromosome 7, dhAlnGlut1.1, whole genome shotgun sequence genome includes a region encoding these proteins:
- the LOC133873418 gene encoding uncharacterized protein LOC133873418 encodes MGAQNRMKQVYDKNHTEREFCPGEWVYLRLHNYHQQSLSKRTNQNLAPRFFEPYRITAKIGPVAYRLALPPSSKIHNVFHVSVLKKWLGTGTPVQDHLPIGEDEPVFPQAVLDRCIQQHTYNRYT; translated from the coding sequence ATGGGGGCCCAAAATCGCATGAAACAGGTTTATGATAAGAATCACACAGAAAGGGAGTTTTGTCCGGGCGAATGGGTCTACTTGCGATTGCACAACTATCACCAACAGTCCCTTAGCAAACGGACCAACCAGAATCTAGCCCCCAGGTTTTTCGAGCCCTACCGCATTACTGCCAAGATTGGTCCAGTAGCGTATCGTTTGGCTCTCCCACCATCATCCAAAATCCATAATGTTTTTCATGTTTCGGTCCTCAAGAAATGGCTGGGCACCGGGACACCTGTACAAGATCATCTTCCCATAGGAGAAGACGAGCCAGTGTTTCCACAAGCTGTGCTGGATCGCTGCATACAACAGCATACATATAACAGATACACATAG
- the LOC133873923 gene encoding ammonium transporter 3 member 1-like gives MANASVVPSGYLQGPPVAPEWLNKGDNAWQMISAALVGMQGMPGLVILYAGIVKKKWALNSAFMALFAFAAVMPCWVLWAYKMSFGHKLLPFWGKAGLAVSQDFLIAQAVLPSTNYKNITQDATLLYPTATMVFFQYAFAAVTVILLAGSVLGRMSIKAWMVFVPLWITFSYSVGAFSVWGGGFLYQWGVMDYSGGYVVHLASGAAGFTAAYWVGPRLREDREEFPPNNLLLSLAGAGILWMGWTGFNGGDPFSANVDSSMAVLNTHICASTSLLVWTCWDVIFFKKPSVIGAIQGMITGLVCITPGAGLVQGWAALVMGIVSGTIPWYTMMVLSKKLPFLQVVDDTLGVIHTHAVAGVLGGALTGLFAHPDLCSLFLPIPKSKGAFYGGRGGVQFWKQLAGACFIIGWNVVATSIILCGIKLLLPLRMTEAELKIGDDAAHGEDAYALIGQGQREKYTQNGKNNDAFQSEDAV, from the exons ATGGCGAATGCTTCAGTTGTTCCGTCGGGATACCTGCAAGGCCCTCCCGTTGCGCCGGAGTGGCTGAACAAGGGCGACAACGCATGGCAGATGATATCCGCGGCTCTAGTGGGTATGCAAGGCATGCCCGGGCTAGTGATCCTTTATGCAGGCATTGTGAAGAAGAAATGGGCACTCAACTCAGCTTTCATGGCACTATTTGCCTTCGCAGCCGTCATGCCTTGCTGGGTGCTGTGGGCTTACAAGATGTCGTTTGGTCATAAGCTTCTTCCGTTTTGGGGGAAAGCTGGCCTCGCCGTTTCCCAGGACTTCTTGATCGCACAAGCCGTCCTCCCCTCCACAAACTACAAAAATATAACTCAAGACGCTACACTTTTGTACCCCACGGCCACCATGGTCTTCTTCCAGTATGCCTTTGCGGCTGTGACTGTAATACTACTTGCCGGGTCGGTTCTCGGTCGGATGAGCATCAAAGCTTGGATGGTCTTTGTGCCGCTATGGATCACTTTCTCCTACAGCGTCGGAGCATTCAGCGTGTGGGGCGGCGGCTTCCTCTATCAATGGGGTGTGATGGATTATTCCGGCGGTTATGTTGTCCATTTAGCTTCCGGTGCAGCAGGATTCACAGCAGCTTATTGG GTTGGACCAAGATTGAGGGAAGACCGGGAAGAATTCCCACCTAACAATCTCTTACTCTCACTTGCTGGGGCTGGAATTCTTTGGATGGGTTGGACTGGTTTCAATGGCGGAGATCCTTTCTCCGCCAATGTGGATTCCTCTATGGCCGTTCTCAACACTCACATCTGTGCATCCACTAGTCTCCTGGTATGGACATGCTGGGATGTGATCTTCTTCAAGAAGCCCTCTGTGATTGGGGCCATCCAGGGAATGATAACAGGGTTGGTCTGTATTACTCCTGGCGCAG GTCTCGTTCAGGGCTGGGCTGCACTGGTAATGGGGATAGTTTCCGGGACCATTCCCTGGTACACCATGATGGTTTTGAGCAAGAAGCTGCCGTTTCTGCAGGTGGTTGACGACACCCTTGGTGTCATCCATACTCACGCTGTTGCCGGAGTTTTGGGCGGAGCTCTTACCGGACTCTTTGCTCACCCGGACCTCTGTAGCTTGTTCCTGCCGATCCCAAAGTCAAAAGGGGCCTTCTATGGCGGCAGGGGTGGAGTACAATTTTGGAAGCAGTTGGCGGGAGCATGTTTTATAATAGGTTGGAATGTAGTAGCCACATCCATCATACTCTGTGGTATTAAACTTCTACTGCCCCTTCGAATGACTGAGGCAGAGCTCAAGATTGGGGACGATGCAGCTCATGGAGAAGACGCCTACGCTCTTATTGGCCAAGgacaaagggaaaaatatacaCAAAATGGTAAGAATAATGACGCCTTCCAGAGTGAAGACGCGGTCTGA